The nucleotide window ATCTAGGCAAGCCGCGCATGACTACCTCCCCAAGGACGGGAGACAGCAGCATCCTAAACCTCGACCAACCACGCCGTGGGCATGAACAGACCAATTGAGCCAGAGCCACCAGCAAGCAAGCGCGCGACGAACAGAGTAACAAAACAAATCGGTCACTCCGGCAAGCAGCCTGCGCAGCCCCGCAAGCGCGCGCACGCACGCACTAGGCGCCGAACGAACAGGACGCTACAGCAAGCGGACAGGGCCACCGATGCGGCCGGCCCAGGCGCGGGAGCTCCGGGGGCGCCCTTCCCTTGGACGGGCAGGAGGCCGGCCTCGCGCCGCGCCGGAGCGAATCCCGCCCCGATGCCCCAGGGGCAAAAGGGAGGGAAGAGAGGCTCTGCCGCGCGACGCGATCTATCTCCGGAGGGGCGTGGCGGGGATGTGTGCGACGCGGGAGGGCGGGAGGGGGGAGGGAGCGTGGCGGGCCGGAGAAGGAGCGGGAGGCATACCTCAGGGGCGGCGAggcccggcggcggcggcgggtcgcgaggggggggggggggggggggggggggggggggggggggggggggtggaggaGTGGACGAGTGGGAGCACGTGGCGACCGGGTCTCGCCCGTAGTAATACGCGCGCCTGCGGGCGGATGACGGCAGCcctccccccaccctctctctcttctctcttctcTGCGCTCTAGATTGGATTCTGCGCGTGAGATCGATCGACTGCCTGCCGTAACTCCGCCGCATTATCACGCTCCACGGATGGGTTAAACCCGCTTtatagatgatgatgatgatgatgatgatgacgtgGCTCCTCCCTCGACGTCCACGTCCGTGCCTCCACTCACGAGCCGACGTGCGGCTTCTCCCTCGGTCTCCACGTCCGTGCCCCAATCACGAGGCGATGCGTGCCTTCTCCCTCGACCCTCCACGCCCGTGCCTCACTCACAAGGCGACGCGCGGCTTCTTCCTCGGCCTCCACGTCCGTGCCCCTACTCGCGAGGCGACGCGTGGCTTCTTCGTCGGCCTCCACGTCCATGCACCCACTCGCGAGGCGACGCGTGCCTTCTCCCTCAGCCTCCACGTCCGTGCACCCACTCGCGAGGCGACGTGTGGACTCTCCCTCGGCCTCCACGTCTGTTCCCCCAATCACGAGGTGACCCGTGCCTTCTCCCTCGCCCTACGCGTCCGTTCCCCCACTCACTAGGCGACGCGTGGCTTCTCCCTCGACCGACACGTCCGTTCACCCACTCACAAGGCGACGCGTGGCTTCTTCCTCAACCTCCACGTCTGTTTCCCCAATCACGAGGCGACACGTGCCTTCTCCCTCGACCTTCACATCCGTGCCCCACTCATGGGGCGACGCGTGCCTTCTCCCTCGTCCGTGCCCCACTCAAGGGGCGATGCGTGCCTTCTCCCTCGTTCTCCACGTCCGTGCCCCACTCAAGCAGTGACGCGTGCCTTCTCCCTCGACATCCACGTCCGTGCCCCACTCAAGCAGTGACGCGTGCCTTCTCCCTCGACATCCACGTATGTGCCCCACTCATGCGGTGGCGCGTGGCTTCTTCCTCGACCTCCACGTTTGTGCCCCAGTCATGGGGCGATGCATGGCTTCTCCCTCGACCTCCACGTCCGTGCCCCCAATCACGAGACGACGCGTGGCCTCTCTCTCGGCCTCCACGTCCACGCCCCAGTAGCGAGGCGATGCGTGGCTTCTAACTTGACTCCACGTCCATGCCCCACTCGCGAGGCGACGCGTGCTTTCTCCCTCCATCTCCACGTCTGTCTTCCAGTCACGAGGTGATGTGTGTCATCGTACTTCCTCCATTACCTGTTGGTAGAGCTGAAAACAGCCTGCCTGAAGAGATGGGGCTGTTTGGTTTGAGCCCCAGCTAGCCCCACCAAAACTTTGGCATGACCAAAAATTTGGCAAGTTGTTTTTGTTTGGATTGCGACCATTATATCCACCAAAATTTTGGCAAATGGGATCTTTGTTTTGTTTGGTTTGCGATCATCTGAACCTCATGATGATCATACTAGTTATGAAAATAGTTAAATGCATCTACTGTTTAAAATTAAGAAAATATAGATCAAAACTTAGATGAAATTGATGTGAAAATGAAATCATCAAAATAATAGTGTAAGTCATTGTTGCACTTGTAAGCCGCTAGTAGTTAATTGTCCGCAGCAGCATACATCATGCATTTTTTTAATCTAGATTGATGCATGCTGCTAATTACGCACGGGTCTATGTATTTGTAGTGGAAAAGCGCCGCTGGTTGCTGACAAATCAACATATTCTACTGCATGCACTGGGCAGGGCCCACCAAACAACCGCGCCAATATTTTGGCGAAGCCTTTCCGTGCCCGCGACTCGCCAACGAATCGGCGCGATTAACATGGAGGGGCGCAGGGCGCGCTGGGCGAGCCAATTTTCAGGCACCGGTCCAAACGGCCACCAAAATACGTGGGCGAGCCAACTTTTTGGTAGGGCTAGTATTGGTAGCGATCCAAACAGCCCCAAAATGCTCGCATTCCGAACACTAGTTTCTCTGTTGGTCATGCATAGATCGAAATAAGGAAGAAACAGGAGTCACCTTCAGCAGAAGGGCAAGGTTTTCAGGTAGCGTGCCCCTACTGCCATAACTGAAGCTCCATTACGAGTAGCCATATGATACTGCATATCTCCCTTCACAAACCAGCTACTGAACGACCAACACCAGCTGGGATTTTCTTTTTTTAAAATAACTATGATCCTGATCATCTTTTTCTTGCATGTGTTTTTTACATATGTCAGTTAAACCTAAATTGACACATATTTATCCTACATTTTCCTCAAAAGATGGCACGCAGGACAGCCCAGCCATAAAAATCAAAACTTGAAAATAGGACTAGTGAAACTCCATTATAAGTTCATAACAGCTCAACAAAATCATTGATTCATTCTAACTGAAAAAACAACGTGGAACCAAAGATAGTAAGATAGCACTATCAAGTAAAAACATACGGGATCACAATAACAATCAAGAGTAAACAGTAATGACTTACTCAAACTTGTCCCTTTTTTCACAGCTTTTTATTTCCATTATTAGATTATTACAGTTTCAGCCAGCATAAAAGAAGATTTGTACACACGTGGTATACAGAACCCAGTTACCCATGTATGCCTTCCTTCCTGAGCAGTAACACCAAAAGGCTCAAATGATGCTTCTTTCAAGTGGCATAAGAATGTGTGTGCATGCTGGGTAACATTTTCTAGGTATTTTCCCCCAAAAAAACTCCACCCTCGAGTCTCCCAAAGAGATCTTCTCAATTCCTTCTGCCCTCGGCTCTTCATCACAAGGCCATAAGCGTACCTCATACGATGGTTGCAGTATGCAGCTTCATCATCCATACATTCCTTATATGATGATTCATATTGCTTTGGACTGAAAAGCCACTGCTTGGATATCTCTGGTCCACCGCCTCAGTATACACATTCTTAATAGTTAATACTAAGAGCTTGTCTCTGGTCCACCGCTTCAGCAACTTATTATTAGCCCATGTTTCCTCGGATACTACTTCAGAGTCGCATCCCTGCATACACTTGGTGAACATCTTATTAAAAGCTTTCAAACCCCCAGCAAATGCACCAAGGCGAGATGTGGAATTCTTTTGAATGTTCCAGTGACGGCATGTATTGGGAAACAATTCCTCAATTGCTTTTGACATAACTTCGTCACGGCGTCTGCAGGAAAGAGTGCCACACTGGCTCTTCCCAGCCAAACCCACATGTGTACAGCATTGATTCATGTCACCAGCAAGAACATGTGTTGCGAAGCTCAAGACGGTTTCAGATCATTCAGTTCAGTCCCCATGGCAGCACGGTGGCACAGTCGGGGTGTTCGTCGTTTGAGAAGCATCATTTAAGAATGATCGAACCTCATCACGGTGACAGCCTCGGAAGGGGCCCTGCTCGAACCTCATCTCCCAGAACTGCTCCAGCTCCTCAAGAATGCCACTATTCCTGACATTTGAAAGACAACATGATGGCATTCTGAACACTAATTTCTCCATTTGTCATGTATACAATGAAATAAGTTCAGAAACAAGAGTTACCTTCATCAAAAGGGTAGGAGTTTTAACGGATCAGATAGTATTGCAACAAGTCAAGTTGCACATGCCATATGCTCCAGCTTCTCCCAGGTTAGGAAAGTCTTAAGAGTTTCTGTAAGGGTTGGCAATAAATAGCTGCTTCAAACTATGTAAAAACAGGTGAGTACAACAGAGCGAACAAGTGACCGAGCTACTTGTGTTCTGGCAGACTTGAACTACAGGCAACAGATATTACAGTGCACATAGCAAACAAAGACCATGCCAGAAATAGTGTGTAAAAGCCAAAAATAAACTTTGGAATAGTGCCTCATGCTCAAGAAACAAACTCTGATGTTTTCTTATTAAGCAGAAGGAATTTCTGGAAACAACATATGGATGTAAGAAAGCAACCGCATACAGTCTTACCCTCATGAGTTCACACCTTAAAATCAGAGACAAATGCTGATGTCATATGCCAATGTCTCAGTTAGAAACCAGCTATTGAACAACCAACTTCCACCGAAAACAACGGTTAAGAAAAACCCATGACcttgtttattttatttttttgttgcATGGTTCTGAAACATTAATATGTGATTTTTAGAAAGGTCAGCCGACCCCAACTTAGCTGACCTATATTCACCCATAGTAATCCTACACTTGCATCAAGATGGCATGTGTTGAAGTGTATATGTGGACTGCCTAGCCCTTACCATAAGTTCAGACTTTTGGTTGCGTTTGCTAGTGCATGAAGCTTAATAGCATGCATGGTTCAAACTGGCCGGTTGACCCCAATACACTGCCACCCACACAAACTTAAAAATAGCACTGGTGAAACTTCATCATATAACAGTTTAACAAACATCATGGACTCATGCTAATTAACAAATATGTGGAAACAAAGATAGTAGTATCCAGCAAAGCACATGGAATCAGAGTAGTAACGATCAAAAGCAAAGAATTATGACTTACTCAAACTTTATCTCGTTTCACAGGTTTCCATTTCCATTTTTAGATTACAGTTTGAGTCAGCAGAAAAGAAGGTATGCACATATATGTTGTAAAAGACCCAGTTATCCCTAAGTATATCTTTCTTTCCTCAGTAGTAACACCAAAAAGCTTTATCGATGCTTCTTTCAAGTGGCATAAGATTGTGCATACTGTGTAGCATTTTGGTATTTCTCCAATTCTTTCTCTCCACCCTCAAGAGCCTCCCAAAGAGATCTTCTCAATTCCTCCTGCCCTTCACTCTTCATCACAAGGTCATAAGCATACCTCATAGCATGGTTGCAGTATCCAGCTTCATCATCCATGCACTCCTGATATGATGATTCATATTGCTTTGGGTTGAAAACCCACTGCTTAGCATCTCTGGTCCACCGCTTCAGTATATATATTTCTGGAATTTTGCCCACATTCTTGATACTAAGAGCTTTCAGAGTATGTGGACAAAGTAAACCCATTGTCTCAAACTGACTACAGCTGCAAGTGAGTTGCATTGTTGACATATTCAGATGAACTGTGCAGACTCTTGACCCTCTACCCTGCATAGTCATCTCAAACCGATATGTGTCACTGTCTTCACACGGAAGTGCCTTGAATTTTGTGGCCCCACAACCGTCAAGAAAATATGTCTCGAATAGCTTGTAGATTCTGTGTGTATAAACTTTTGCTGCATGATTCAAAATATCACTGTGCTTTATAATACAAGAAAGTGGCCTTTGACAACACCGCACATCCTCATCAAACTCTTTTTCGCGCCAATCCTCAGTCAGCTTATCCACAGCAGCAACAATTGTGGAAAGAGAAGTTGATTTATCAACAATGCAAGTGAATATGTTACTCAAACTGTCACATTGTGGCTCGTTTTCGACCCCACCATCAAAAGTGCACTTGTTCAGAGCACCACACCACTTCTGCTTGAGCTTATAAAGTTTGCTCAGCCACTTATTATCCTGCAACTTAAACTCACGGAGCATCGCAGCCCATGTTCCCTCGAATTCTGCTTCTGAGTCGCATCCCTGCATACACTTGGTGATCATCTTATTAAATGCTTTAGAAGCATTAAGTGCACCAAGGCGAGAAGCGGCATTCTTTTGAATGTGCCAGTGAGCAATGCGATGGCATGTATTTGGAAACACTTCCTCAATTGCATTTGACATAACTTGGTCTTGGTTGGTGAAAATAGATCGTGGTTGCCGGTTTCCCATTGCCTCCAAGAAAGACTTGAACAGCCACATGAAAGATGACATGGAATCATCTGCTAATAATGCACAGCCATACATAGTGGTCTGCCAATGGTGGTTCACACCAACAAAAGGAGCAACTATATAATTCTGTTTGTTTAAGCGGTAAGTTGAATCAAAGACAACCACGTCACCGAAACAGTCATAGTCCATTCTGCTCCTACCATCTCGCCAAAAGAAATTACTCATCCGACCAGCTCGGTCTAACTGAACATCCCAGTAAAACATTCCATCTAAATTTGCTCTGCTCTTTAGATGGCTTACAATGCTTTGCAACTCTCCGGTCCCTACGGCTGATGTCCTTGTTATGCCGCTAAAACCAGGGAGCAAATCTTGCCTCGGAG belongs to Triticum urartu cultivar G1812 chromosome 7, Tu2.1, whole genome shotgun sequence and includes:
- the LOC125525669 gene encoding protein FAR1-RELATED SEQUENCE 9-like, which codes for MVNTDGEGADAGGGDPMSVDESVGVVGADQCEGARLQDSGAAVSVEGAREGQTPVSHPGGGMRVRGATVEEAENEEAPTVQGSKEGAEELLLKVVYSEEEAYKLYCDYGHRTGFSVRKGKQSYFTGTKRIRTKDYFCSKEGLKEAEKLTDENFNDPHTRTNCRAMVRFRANSQGEWRVIRLVSDHNHNLVRPEERHLLRSAKSLIAGRSCSAADAVLYGGYQLGGVPSQMAASTSVANNAETPRQDLLPGFSGITRTSAVGTGELQSIVSHLKSRANLDGMFYWDVQLDRAGRMSNFFWRDGRSRMDYDCFGDVVVFDSTYRLNKQNYIVAPFVGVNHHWQTTMYGCALLADDSMSSFMWLFKSFLEAMGNRQPRSIFTNQDQVMSNAIEEVFPNTCHRIAHWHIQKNAASRLGALNASKAFNKMITKCMQGCDSEAEFEGTWAAMLREFKLQDNKWLSKLYKLKQKWCGALNKCTFDGGVENEPQCDSLSNIFTCIVDKSTSLSTIVAAVDKLTEDWREKEFDEDVRCCQRPLSCIIKHSDILNHAAKVYTHRIYKLFETYFLDGCGATKFKALPCEDSDTYRFEMTMQGRGSRVCTVHLNMSTMQLTCSCSQFETMGLLCPHTLKALSIKNVGKIPEIYILKRWTRDAKQWVFNPKQYESSYQECMDDEAGYCNHAMRYAYDLVMKSEGQEELRRSLWEALEGGEKELEKYQNATQYAQSYAT